From Streptomyces durmitorensis, a single genomic window includes:
- a CDS encoding AraC family transcriptional regulator, with product MDILTEALASMRTGHPASVRTNGRAPWGLHLPPVAGAGFHVVLYGTCWLVPLPDALPHLKPIPLNPGDVIFLRGGRSHILADHPSTPAEEFKAGEFHGSSPIGSVTLGGEGAETSLLCGSYHLDQGRPHPLVRQLPEVIHLPTRLGRHPELSAAVQLLGSELENPRIGSDGIVPALIDSLLLYILRAWLDDQPTAAAQGWAAALGDAAVAPALTAMHDDPSATWTVESLAERAGLSRAAFARRFATLVGEPPMAYLTRWRMTTAARMLRESDAPLTTVAARTGYGSEFAFAKAFKREYGLAPGGYRRQSRAA from the coding sequence ATGGACATCCTCACCGAGGCGCTGGCCTCGATGCGCACCGGGCACCCGGCGTCCGTACGGACCAACGGCCGCGCCCCCTGGGGCCTGCACCTGCCACCCGTCGCGGGCGCGGGTTTCCACGTGGTCCTCTACGGGACCTGCTGGCTGGTCCCGCTGCCCGATGCCCTGCCGCACCTGAAGCCGATCCCGCTGAACCCCGGCGACGTGATCTTCCTGCGCGGCGGGCGGAGCCACATCCTTGCCGACCACCCCTCCACCCCGGCCGAGGAGTTCAAGGCCGGCGAGTTCCACGGGAGTTCACCGATCGGCTCGGTCACGCTCGGCGGCGAGGGCGCCGAGACCAGCCTGCTGTGCGGCAGCTACCACCTGGACCAGGGACGACCGCACCCTCTGGTGCGCCAGCTGCCCGAGGTGATCCACCTGCCCACGCGGCTCGGGCGCCATCCGGAGCTGAGCGCCGCCGTCCAACTCCTCGGCTCCGAGCTGGAGAACCCGCGCATCGGCTCGGACGGCATCGTGCCCGCCCTGATCGACTCGCTGCTCCTCTACATCCTGCGGGCCTGGCTGGACGATCAGCCGACGGCCGCCGCGCAGGGCTGGGCGGCGGCCCTCGGCGACGCGGCGGTCGCGCCCGCCCTGACGGCCATGCACGACGACCCCTCGGCCACGTGGACGGTGGAGTCCCTTGCCGAGCGGGCCGGCCTGTCCCGCGCCGCGTTCGCCCGGCGGTTCGCCACGCTGGTCGGCGAACCGCCGATGGCCTATCTGACCCGCTGGCGCATGACGACCGCCGCCCGCATGCTGCGCGAGTCCGACGCCCCGTTGACGACGGTCGCCGCCCGCACCGGATACGGCTCGGAGTTCGCCTTCGCCAAGGCCTTCAAGCGGGAGTACGGCCTGGCGCCCGGCGGCTACCGGCGCCAGAGCAGGGCGGCCTAG
- a CDS encoding NADP-dependent oxidoreductase, producing MRAVIQKSFGGPEVLEVVETERPKPLVGEVLVKVRASAVNPADVAVRSGAFPLLGEPPFGVGWDISGVVEEAGLGATFAVGDEVYGMPLFPRAATGYAEYVIAPSRQLARKPASLDHVHAAAVPLAALTAWQALVRAADIKEGDRVLIQRAAGGVGHFAVQIAKARGAHVIAIAGAARHDFVRGLGADEVIDYRTTDFTEAVKDVDVFLDSTAQGDLSLGVVRPGGVLISILEHGDRELAERVEAAGRRFAGVLVEPDSEGLRALAELIDAGRIRPYVEETFPLAEAGKAHELVGTGHVQGKIVLTV from the coding sequence GTGCGCGCAGTGATCCAGAAGTCCTTCGGCGGACCCGAGGTGCTCGAAGTCGTGGAGACCGAACGACCGAAGCCGCTGGTCGGCGAGGTCCTCGTCAAGGTCCGTGCCAGTGCCGTCAACCCGGCGGACGTGGCCGTCAGGTCCGGCGCCTTTCCGCTGCTCGGCGAGCCGCCGTTCGGCGTGGGCTGGGACATCTCCGGAGTGGTCGAAGAGGCGGGCCTCGGTGCCACGTTCGCGGTGGGCGACGAGGTGTACGGGATGCCGCTCTTCCCCCGCGCCGCCACCGGGTACGCCGAGTACGTCATCGCGCCGTCCCGCCAACTGGCCCGCAAGCCCGCCTCGCTCGACCACGTGCACGCCGCCGCGGTCCCCCTCGCGGCGCTCACCGCCTGGCAGGCACTGGTGCGGGCGGCGGACATCAAGGAGGGCGACCGGGTGCTGATCCAGCGGGCGGCGGGCGGTGTCGGCCACTTCGCGGTCCAGATCGCGAAGGCGCGCGGCGCCCACGTGATCGCGATCGCCGGCGCGGCCCGGCACGACTTCGTACGCGGGCTCGGCGCCGACGAGGTCATCGACTACCGCACCACCGACTTCACCGAGGCCGTCAAGGACGTGGACGTGTTCCTCGACTCCACGGCCCAGGGCGATCTCTCGCTCGGCGTGGTGCGCCCCGGCGGCGTACTCATCAGCATCCTGGAACACGGCGACCGGGAGCTCGCCGAGCGTGTCGAGGCCGCCGGGCGGCGCTTCGCCGGTGTGCTTGTGGAGCCGGACTCCGAGGGGCTCCGAGCGCTCGCCGAGCTGATCGACGCGGGCCGGATCCGTCCCTACGTCGAGGAGACGTTCCCGCTGGCGGAGGCGGGCAAGGCACACGAGCTGGTCGGCACGGGGCACGTACAGGGCAAGATTGTCCTGACGGTCTGA
- a CDS encoding DoxX family protein has protein sequence MSTAYVVVTVLAAVMVGFSAASVFLRAKWVVEPMADYGVPLSWLPWLGAAKAAGAAGLLAGLLVPAVGAAAGIGLALYFTGAVVTVIRARWYAHIPFPLLYAAPVVGALALGFAA, from the coding sequence ATGTCCACCGCCTACGTTGTCGTCACCGTCCTGGCCGCCGTCATGGTGGGCTTCTCGGCCGCCTCCGTCTTCCTCCGCGCCAAGTGGGTCGTGGAGCCCATGGCCGACTACGGCGTCCCCCTCTCGTGGCTGCCCTGGCTCGGCGCGGCGAAGGCCGCGGGGGCGGCGGGCCTGCTGGCCGGACTGCTCGTGCCGGCCGTCGGCGCCGCGGCCGGGATCGGTCTCGCGCTGTACTTCACCGGCGCCGTCGTCACCGTGATCCGGGCCCGCTGGTACGCGCACATCCCGTTCCCGCTGCTGTACGCGGCGCCGGTGGTCGGAGCCCTGGCCCTGGGCTTTGCCGCCTAG
- a CDS encoding lytic polysaccharide monooxygenase auxiliary activity family 9 protein, whose product MNKKQKLAAALGAGFAPVLVLASVTPASAHGYVSSPPSRQAQCAAGTVSCGEITNEPQSVEGPKGQTTCSGGNARFSDLDDDGKGWKVTDVGTSQEFSWKLAARHSTSTWQYFVGGNKIAEVDDGGAQPGETVTHKVDFGGLSGKQKVLAVWNIADTANAFYACIDVNIAG is encoded by the coding sequence ATGAACAAGAAGCAGAAGCTGGCAGCCGCTCTGGGTGCGGGATTCGCGCCCGTGCTCGTCCTGGCCTCCGTCACCCCGGCCAGTGCGCACGGCTATGTCTCCTCACCCCCGAGCCGTCAGGCACAGTGTGCGGCAGGCACCGTGTCCTGCGGCGAGATCACCAACGAACCGCAGAGCGTCGAAGGCCCCAAGGGGCAGACGACGTGCAGCGGCGGCAACGCCCGGTTCTCCGATCTGGACGACGACGGCAAGGGCTGGAAGGTCACCGACGTCGGCACGTCGCAGGAGTTCAGCTGGAAGCTGGCGGCCCGTCACAGCACCAGCACCTGGCAGTACTTCGTCGGCGGCAACAAGATCGCCGAAGTTGACGACGGAGGCGCCCAGCCGGGCGAGACCGTCACGCACAAGGTCGACTTCGGTGGGCTCAGCGGCAAGCAGAAGGTGCTCGCGGTGTGGAACATCGCCGACACCGCCAACGCCTTCTACGCCTGCATCGATGTGAACATCGCGGGCTGA
- a CDS encoding serine hydrolase domain-containing protein: MADLRRTLETHVNNGSVAGAVGLVARGDRVEEVAAVGSVDAEGTAPMARDSIFRIASLTKPVTAAAVMMLVEEGRIALDDPVGEWLPELASPSVVRAPDSPVDDVVPAVRPITVFHLLASRAGYGFPSDFSLPALAPLFSELKQGPPQPRAVPAPDAWMAALSHIPLLHQPGDGWLYNLSSDLQGVLISRVTGVPLPDYLAERIFEPLGMTDTAFFVPPGKLDRFTSYYAAGPEAGPERDPETGLELLDAARGQWSTPPAFPSGAGGLVGTVDDWLAFGRMLLAEGTAPDGQQLLTPDAVRQMTTNQLTTRERESAGLFLEGMGWGFGGAVDVEAVEPWSVPGRYGWVGGTGTTAHITPSTGAVTVMYSQLQLGGPSFPELMRDFWRYAAGA, from the coding sequence ATGGCCGATCTGCGCAGGACCCTGGAGACACACGTCAACAACGGCTCGGTGGCGGGAGCGGTGGGCCTGGTGGCCCGCGGTGACCGTGTCGAGGAGGTCGCGGCCGTCGGGTCCGTCGACGCCGAGGGGACCGCCCCGATGGCCAGGGATTCCATCTTCCGCATCGCGTCGCTGACCAAACCCGTCACCGCCGCGGCCGTCATGATGCTGGTCGAAGAGGGCCGGATCGCCCTTGACGACCCGGTCGGCGAGTGGCTGCCCGAACTGGCGTCGCCGAGCGTCGTCCGCGCTCCCGACTCACCGGTGGACGACGTGGTCCCGGCGGTCCGGCCCATCACCGTGTTCCACCTTCTCGCCTCCCGTGCCGGATACGGGTTCCCCTCCGACTTCTCGCTGCCCGCGCTCGCGCCGCTCTTCAGCGAACTGAAGCAGGGTCCTCCGCAGCCGCGGGCCGTCCCCGCTCCGGACGCATGGATGGCCGCGCTGTCCCACATCCCGCTCCTGCACCAGCCCGGCGACGGCTGGCTGTACAACCTCAGCTCGGACCTTCAGGGCGTACTGATCTCGCGGGTCACGGGAGTGCCGCTGCCCGACTACCTGGCGGAGCGGATCTTCGAACCGCTGGGGATGACCGACACCGCGTTCTTCGTGCCGCCGGGCAAGCTCGACCGGTTCACCAGCTACTACGCGGCCGGACCCGAGGCCGGACCCGAGCGCGATCCCGAGACCGGACTCGAACTGCTCGACGCCGCCCGCGGACAGTGGAGCACTCCGCCCGCGTTCCCGTCCGGCGCGGGCGGTCTGGTCGGGACCGTCGACGACTGGCTCGCCTTCGGGCGCATGCTGCTCGCCGAGGGAACGGCGCCGGACGGGCAACAGCTGCTCACTCCCGACGCGGTGCGGCAGATGACCACCAATCAACTCACCACGCGCGAACGGGAGTCCGCCGGTCTGTTCCTCGAAGGGATGGGCTGGGGGTTCGGCGGAGCGGTGGACGTGGAGGCCGTCGAACCATGGAGCGTGCCGGGGCGCTACGGCTGGGTCGGCGGCACGGGCACGACGGCGCACATCACACCGTCCACCGGCGCGGTCACCGTCATGTACAGCCAGTTGCAGCTGGGCGGGCCCAGCTTCCCCGAGCTGATGCGGGACTTCTGGCGGTACGCGGCCGGGGCCTGA
- a CDS encoding NHLP bacteriocin export ABC transporter permease/ATPase subunit translates to MTSVPEQYTPYTDDSVAAAFGALGTPADCTGLRSVHLEGPQVLWLVVAGALDLFAVDAVQQGHWHFLGRLEPGTLLLGPVEGPQHTLVGRPLQGCELRRIPLRELYRPDYGDTWAYEQQFPSQYDTQDQALSLLEHAFALGIGRSHRVLFEAPLDGRTMGDDVVTDDDILWMPVAPGSVQYGSAYSAEATGDLLVDAAMWQRMVNQQYRLLSTLDRWIERLERAHEDRTAAGIKAGETVREQADRTLIASIGRSGKGGSRRGASRGGDDATYAACRLVADAAGITLSGAAEGGAVSDRIDPVEQVAVASRIRTRAVRLDGRWWRENTGPLVGHRAASGQPVALLWRRGGYESVHPTSGRRMRIDKTNADEFEPQGVMFYRPLPERTLTPWHLFRFSLRGTGGDVRNLAIAGLVTVAIGALVPIATGQVLGVFVPNGEKSLIVQVSLAVMITSIVSAAFMLLQNLTILRMEGRMESALQPAVWDRLLRLPTRFFASRSTGELASAAMGVSAIRRVLSGIGPVALQAGTIGAMNLVLLLLYSVPLALAALAMLLVIAAVFLTLGLWELRWQRRLIELSNKLNNQAFQTLRGLPKLRVAGAESFAYAAWAGEFARSRELQQRAGRIKNVTTVLNSVYLPLCTLIMFILLAGPARGSLTAGEFLTFSTAVTMLLTSVTQLTGALISAAAVLPMFEQIKPVLDEAPEVRGASTQPGELQGEIEARGLSFRYADDGPLVLDDVSLAIRPGEFVAVVGPSGCGKSTLLRLLIGFDKPVSGNVLYDGQDLSALDQAAVRRQCGVVLQNAQPLTGSILDCICGAETFTQEEAWEAAAMAGLAEDIKRMPMGLHTMISGGGAVSGGQRQRLMIAQALIRRPRVLFFDEATSALDNETQRTVIDSTRALNATRIVIAHRLSTVMDADRVIVMSEGRVVQQGPPAQLLADTGGRLHELVRRQLS, encoded by the coding sequence GTGACCTCGGTACCGGAGCAGTACACCCCGTACACCGACGATTCGGTGGCCGCGGCCTTCGGCGCGCTCGGCACACCGGCCGACTGCACAGGCCTGCGCAGCGTGCACCTCGAAGGGCCGCAGGTGCTTTGGCTCGTCGTGGCCGGCGCGCTCGACCTGTTCGCGGTCGACGCCGTGCAGCAGGGCCACTGGCACTTCCTCGGCCGCCTCGAACCGGGCACCCTGCTCCTCGGCCCCGTCGAAGGCCCCCAGCACACCCTCGTCGGACGCCCCCTCCAGGGCTGCGAGCTGCGCCGCATCCCGCTGCGCGAGCTCTACCGCCCCGACTACGGCGACACCTGGGCCTACGAGCAGCAGTTCCCCAGTCAGTACGACACTCAGGACCAGGCCCTGAGCCTGCTCGAGCACGCCTTCGCGCTCGGCATCGGACGCAGCCACCGAGTCCTGTTCGAGGCGCCGCTCGACGGTCGCACCATGGGCGACGACGTGGTGACCGACGACGACATCCTCTGGATGCCGGTCGCGCCGGGCAGCGTGCAGTACGGCTCCGCCTACAGCGCGGAGGCCACGGGCGATCTGCTCGTCGATGCCGCCATGTGGCAGCGGATGGTCAACCAGCAGTACCGGCTCCTGTCGACGCTCGACCGCTGGATCGAACGCCTGGAGCGGGCTCACGAGGACCGTACGGCGGCCGGCATCAAGGCGGGCGAGACGGTCCGCGAGCAGGCCGACCGCACCCTGATCGCCTCCATCGGCCGCTCCGGCAAGGGCGGTTCACGGCGCGGCGCGTCGCGGGGCGGTGACGACGCGACGTACGCGGCCTGTCGTCTGGTCGCCGACGCGGCGGGCATCACGCTGTCCGGCGCCGCGGAGGGAGGTGCGGTGAGCGACCGCATCGACCCGGTGGAGCAGGTCGCGGTCGCTTCGCGGATCCGCACCCGTGCCGTCCGGCTCGACGGGCGCTGGTGGCGTGAGAACACGGGGCCGCTGGTGGGGCACCGCGCGGCCAGCGGGCAGCCGGTCGCGCTGCTGTGGCGGCGCGGGGGCTACGAATCGGTGCACCCCACCTCCGGGCGCCGCATGCGCATCGACAAGACCAACGCGGACGAGTTCGAGCCGCAGGGGGTCATGTTCTACCGCCCGCTGCCGGAGCGGACGCTGACGCCGTGGCACCTGTTCCGCTTCAGCCTGCGGGGCACCGGCGGCGACGTACGCAATCTGGCGATCGCGGGTCTGGTGACGGTCGCGATCGGGGCGCTCGTGCCGATCGCGACAGGCCAGGTGCTCGGCGTGTTCGTCCCGAACGGCGAGAAGAGCCTCATCGTCCAGGTGTCCCTGGCGGTGATGATCACGAGCATCGTCTCGGCGGCCTTCATGCTGCTCCAGAACCTCACCATCCTGCGGATGGAGGGCCGTATGGAGAGCGCCCTCCAACCAGCGGTCTGGGACCGCCTGTTGCGCCTGCCCACCCGCTTCTTCGCCTCCCGCTCCACAGGCGAACTGGCGAGCGCGGCGATGGGCGTCAGCGCGATCCGCCGGGTGCTCTCGGGCATCGGCCCCGTGGCGCTCCAGGCGGGCACGATCGGCGCGATGAACCTGGTCCTGCTGCTGCTCTACAGCGTCCCCCTGGCCCTGGCCGCCCTTGCGATGCTGCTCGTGATCGCGGCGGTGTTCCTGACCCTGGGCCTGTGGGAACTGCGCTGGCAGCGCCGCCTGATCGAGCTGAGCAACAAGCTCAACAACCAGGCCTTCCAGACACTGCGCGGCCTGCCCAAGCTCCGCGTCGCGGGAGCGGAGAGCTTCGCGTACGCGGCGTGGGCGGGGGAGTTCGCACGCAGCCGTGAGCTTCAGCAGCGCGCGGGCCGCATCAAGAACGTGACGACGGTCCTCAACTCCGTCTACCTCCCGCTCTGCACGCTCATCATGTTCATCCTCCTCGCGGGCCCGGCCCGCGGCAGCCTCACGGCAGGGGAGTTCCTCACCTTCAGCACGGCGGTGACGATGCTGCTGACATCCGTCACGCAGCTCACCGGCGCACTGATCTCGGCGGCCGCGGTCCTTCCGATGTTCGAGCAGATCAAGCCGGTGCTCGACGAGGCTCCTGAGGTACGGGGCGCGAGCACGCAGCCGGGTGAGCTGCAGGGCGAGATCGAGGCCCGCGGCCTGTCCTTCCGCTACGCGGACGACGGCCCCCTGGTCCTGGACGACGTGTCCCTGGCCATCCGCCCGGGCGAGTTCGTCGCGGTCGTCGGCCCCAGCGGCTGCGGCAAGTCGACGCTCCTTCGCCTCCTGATCGGCTTCGACAAGCCGGTCTCGGGCAACGTCCTCTACGACGGCCAGGACCTCTCGGCCCTGGACCAGGCGGCAGTCCGCCGCCAGTGCGGCGTCGTCCTGCAGAACGCCCAGCCGCTCACCGGCTCGATCCTGGACTGCATCTGCGGCGCCGAGACGTTCACGCAGGAGGAGGCGTGGGAGGCCGCGGCGATGGCGGGCCTCGCCGAGGACATCAAGCGCATGCCGATGGGCCTGCACACGATGATCTCCGGCGGCGGAGCGGTCTCCGGCGGCCAGCGCCAGCGCCTGATGATCGCCCAGGCCCTGATCCGCCGCCCCCGCGTCCTGTTCTTCGACGAGGCGACGAGCGCCCTGGACAACGAGACGCAACGCACGGTCATCGACAGCACCCGCGCCCTGAACGCCACCCGCATCGTCATCGCCCACCGCCTCTCCACGGTGATGGACGCGGACCGCGTCATCGTCATGTCGGAGGGCAGGGTCGTCCAACAGGGGCCGCCCGCACAGTTGTTGGCGGACACGGGCGGGCGGTTGCATGAGCTGGTGCGGCGGCAGTTGAGCTGA
- a CDS encoding NHLP family bacteriocin export ABC transporter peptidase/permease/ATPase subunit — protein sequence MTAPHPSPAHQQQLPPPGGRRRHRPEPPQRNRRRAAPRPASKGKRQKTVRTPTVLQMEAVECGAAALAMVLAHYGRHVPLEELRIACGVSRDGSRASNLLKAARSYGLTAKGMQMEPAALAEVKAPAILFWEFNHYVVYDGMGRRLGRRGVHINDPDKGRRFVPSEDFDTSFTGVVLVLEPGENFRTGGRRPGVMRALPARLRGTTGTMLAALFASLLLVAVGAALPALSRTYIDLFLIGDQTSLLGALFASMGAMVALTVVLTWLQQANLLRGRIISSTLSSARFLRHLLRLPVTFYAQRSPADLVQRLASNDAVAETLARDLTAAGVDGIVVLLYAALLWTYDPQLTLVGVGIALLNIVAMRIVIRLRATGTQKLRADSAKLTNTSYTGLQLIETMKATGGENGYFRRWAGQHATTLEEQQRLGVPSAWLGVVAPTLATLNSALILWIGGLRAVEGHLSIGLLVAFQALVTRFTAPITRLNGVAGRIQDFGADVARLKDVENFPVDTLYSRPEPAASTRRLKGHVTLDDITFGYSPLDKPLLTGFSLSVGPGQQVALVGGSGSGKSTVSRLISGLYSPWEGTIRIDGQRLEDIPRGALAASVSFVDQDVFLFEGTIRDNVALWDPSIPDDAVVAALKDACLYEVVARRPGGIHGRVEQDGRNFSGGQRQRLEIARALVRRPSILVLDEVTSALDAETEQVIIDNLRRRGCACVVIAHRLSTVRDSDEIVVLDHGQVVERGRHEHLVAAGGAYADLVKEH from the coding sequence GTGACCGCACCGCACCCCTCACCGGCGCACCAGCAGCAACTGCCGCCCCCCGGCGGCCGACGCAGGCACCGCCCCGAGCCGCCGCAGCGCAACCGCCGCCGCGCAGCCCCGCGCCCCGCGTCGAAGGGCAAGCGGCAGAAGACCGTCCGCACCCCCACGGTCCTGCAGATGGAGGCCGTGGAGTGCGGCGCCGCCGCGCTCGCCATGGTCCTCGCCCACTACGGACGGCACGTCCCGCTGGAGGAGCTGCGCATCGCCTGCGGCGTATCGCGCGACGGCTCGCGCGCCAGCAACCTCCTGAAAGCGGCGCGCAGTTACGGCCTCACGGCCAAGGGCATGCAGATGGAACCGGCCGCGCTCGCCGAGGTGAAGGCGCCCGCGATCCTCTTCTGGGAGTTCAACCACTACGTCGTCTACGACGGCATGGGGCGTCGCCTGGGCCGCCGCGGCGTGCACATCAACGACCCGGACAAGGGACGGCGCTTCGTCCCCTCGGAGGACTTCGACACCAGCTTCACCGGAGTCGTCCTGGTCCTGGAACCCGGTGAGAACTTCCGCACCGGAGGGCGCAGGCCCGGCGTCATGCGGGCCCTGCCCGCGCGCCTTCGCGGCACCACGGGCACCATGCTCGCCGCGCTCTTCGCCAGCCTGCTGCTCGTCGCCGTCGGCGCGGCACTGCCCGCGCTCAGCCGCACGTACATCGACCTGTTCCTGATCGGCGATCAGACCTCGCTGCTCGGCGCGCTGTTCGCGTCCATGGGCGCGATGGTCGCGCTCACCGTGGTCCTGACCTGGCTGCAACAGGCGAACCTGCTGCGCGGGCGCATCATCTCCTCCACGCTCAGCAGCGCACGCTTCCTGCGCCATCTGCTGCGCCTGCCCGTCACGTTCTACGCCCAGCGCAGCCCCGCCGACCTCGTCCAGCGGCTCGCGTCGAACGACGCGGTCGCCGAGACCCTGGCCCGCGACCTCACCGCAGCGGGCGTCGACGGCATCGTCGTGCTCCTCTACGCGGCCCTGCTGTGGACGTACGACCCCCAGCTCACCCTCGTCGGCGTCGGCATCGCCCTGCTGAACATCGTCGCGATGCGCATCGTCATCCGGCTGCGGGCCACCGGAACCCAGAAGCTGCGCGCCGACAGCGCCAAGCTCACCAACACCTCGTACACCGGCCTGCAGTTGATCGAGACCATGAAGGCCACCGGCGGTGAGAACGGCTACTTCCGGCGGTGGGCGGGCCAGCACGCCACCACCCTGGAGGAGCAGCAGCGCCTCGGCGTGCCCAGCGCCTGGCTCGGCGTCGTCGCGCCGACCCTCGCGACGCTCAACAGCGCGCTGATCCTGTGGATCGGCGGCCTGCGCGCCGTCGAAGGACACCTGTCGATCGGTCTGCTCGTCGCGTTCCAGGCGCTCGTGACCCGCTTCACCGCGCCGATCACCCGCCTGAATGGCGTCGCGGGCCGCATCCAGGACTTCGGCGCCGACGTCGCCCGCCTCAAGGACGTCGAGAACTTCCCCGTGGACACCCTCTACTCGCGCCCCGAACCGGCCGCGAGCACCCGCCGGCTCAAGGGCCACGTCACCCTCGACGACATCACCTTCGGCTACAGCCCCCTCGACAAGCCGCTCCTGACCGGCTTCTCCCTCTCGGTCGGCCCCGGCCAGCAGGTCGCGCTCGTCGGCGGCTCCGGCAGCGGCAAGTCGACCGTCTCGCGGCTGATATCGGGGCTCTACAGCCCCTGGGAGGGCACGATCCGCATCGACGGACAGCGCCTGGAGGACATCCCGCGCGGCGCGCTCGCCGCCTCCGTCTCCTTCGTCGACCAGGACGTCTTCCTCTTCGAGGGCACCATCCGCGACAACGTCGCGCTGTGGGACCCCTCCATCCCCGACGACGCCGTCGTCGCCGCCCTCAAGGACGCCTGCCTGTACGAGGTCGTGGCCCGCAGGCCCGGCGGGATCCACGGCCGCGTCGAGCAGGACGGCCGCAACTTCTCCGGCGGGCAGCGCCAGCGCCTGGAGATCGCGCGGGCCCTGGTCCGCCGCCCCAGCATCCTCGTCCTCGACGAGGTGACCAGCGCCCTGGACGCGGAGACCGAGCAGGTCATCATCGACAACCTGCGCCGCCGCGGCTGCGCCTGCGTCGTCATCGCGCACCGCCTGAGCACCGTGCGCGACAGCGACGAGATCGTCGTCCTCGACCACGGCCAGGTCGTGGAGCGCGGACGCCACGAACACCTCGTCGCCGCCGGCGGAGCCTACGCCGACCTGGTCAAGGAGCACTGA
- a CDS encoding HlyD family efflux transporter periplasmic adaptor subunit has translation MQFRQQALSKLQSPEELDLPVRYARPQGLLVLAVTVVVMAAASVWAVTGSISSTLKAPGILTHGQGSYVLQSPVTGQVTRVLAEEGKRIAAGAPVLKVRTDQGDKVVRSIAAGRVTTLVARIGTVVTTGADVANVERVSGSDDPLLAMIYVPADSAATVPVGASVDLTVQSVPTQEYGTLRGRVKAIGRAAQSEQKISGFLGDKELAGQFTKDGPPVGVLVQLERSSSAKSGYQWSSDGGPPFALESMTLASGAFHLAEQRPIDWLLP, from the coding sequence GTGCAGTTCCGTCAACAGGCCCTGTCCAAGCTGCAGTCGCCCGAGGAACTCGACCTGCCGGTGCGCTACGCCCGACCCCAGGGCCTGCTCGTGCTCGCTGTCACCGTCGTCGTCATGGCCGCCGCGAGCGTCTGGGCCGTGACCGGCTCGATCTCCTCCACGCTCAAGGCGCCCGGCATCCTCACCCACGGCCAGGGCAGTTACGTCCTGCAGAGCCCCGTCACCGGACAGGTGACCCGGGTCCTTGCCGAAGAGGGCAAACGGATCGCCGCGGGCGCTCCCGTGCTCAAGGTCCGTACGGACCAGGGCGACAAGGTCGTACGCTCCATCGCCGCCGGCCGCGTGACCACGCTGGTCGCCAGGATCGGCACCGTCGTCACCACCGGCGCCGACGTCGCGAACGTCGAGCGGGTCTCGGGCAGCGACGACCCCCTCCTCGCCATGATCTACGTACCCGCGGACAGCGCGGCCACCGTCCCCGTCGGCGCCTCGGTGGACCTCACGGTCCAGTCCGTGCCCACCCAGGAGTACGGCACGCTGCGAGGCCGCGTGAAGGCGATCGGACGAGCCGCACAGAGCGAACAGAAGATCAGCGGATTCCTCGGCGACAAGGAACTGGCCGGGCAGTTCACCAAGGACGGGCCACCCGTGGGCGTCCTGGTGCAGCTCGAACGCTCCTCGTCCGCCAAGTCCGGCTACCAGTGGTCGTCCGACGGCGGCCCGCCCTTCGCGCTCGAATCCATGACCCTGGCCAGCGGCGCCTTCCACCTCGCCGAGCAGCGCCCGATCGATTGGCTGCTTCCGTGA
- a CDS encoding type A2 lantipeptide, whose protein sequence is MNYTPQVETLEISDADLDNVSGGLVAGVAGNVTSTVDSIAPVSGVVGGVVGTVEGVTGLNTGAVTGLASGLTAGL, encoded by the coding sequence ATGAACTACACCCCCCAGGTCGAGACCCTCGAGATTTCCGACGCCGACCTCGACAACGTCTCCGGTGGCCTCGTCGCCGGTGTCGCGGGCAACGTCACCAGCACCGTTGACTCCATCGCCCCCGTCTCGGGCGTCGTCGGCGGCGTCGTCGGCACCGTTGAGGGCGTCACCGGCCTCAACACCGGCGCCGTCACGGGCCTGGCCTCCGGCCTGACCGCCGGTCTCTGA